Part of the Sporosarcina sp. FSL K6-2383 genome is shown below.
ACATGCTCTTGTTTTCGTAGTGCATTGATGCCCCAAAATGTATGAAATATTGTCACTTCATGATCATAGGCAGCTGCACCATTTGCAATAATATACGCCGCCATTGCCCTATCATAATCTCCACTAAATAAAACGATGGTTGTTCTTTTCTTATCCATTCCGTCATCTCCATTTACCTATACCCGTATGGGTATTAAATTGATTAAAAATATAAGCCGAAAATTATCGGCTTTTCACAAGTAGATTGACTGCTTCTTGCACGAACTCATTCATTTTTGATTGATCACCTTCTGCATTTTGCACACACTCTACTAAATTTTCACTAACGATAACGCCAATGGTACGATCTACGCCAGAACGTACAGCTGACAGTTGCGTAATGACTTCCTTGCAATCTTTTCCTTCTTCCATCATACGTAGAATACCTCGAAGCTGACCTTCTAAACGTTTGACACGGTTTGTGACCTTGTTATCATACTCCATTGCCCACACACTCCCTTCTGTACACCCACATATTATACCCCGGCAGGTATGTTGTCAATAAATAAAACTAAACGAACAAAAAAGACATCAAATACTGCTTGAAAAATCATATTTTTTCTTTATTCTTCAAAACAAATATCTCCCTAACAAAAGCACCTATTGCTGCAGATAAAAAGATGATAGCTATTAAGTTTATCACTCTCACAAATGGATAGGGTGTGTACATAACTTGTGCACTTTGAATAATCACAAGCATTCCCCAAATAATGGACATCACTGCTAAATATTTAGGCGTAGCTTCCCTTCGTTTCTTCATTATCATTCCTCCGTCTTTCTAATTACACAGCAATTAGTTTTTGTTCATATTGTACGTGTGAATCTCTATAATCTATTGTATACTAAAAGACGTGAAGGTGATTTTACATGGAGAGCAAAATAATTGAAATGCTTGAAAAAATGCAATCACAGATGGATGGTATGCAAACGCAAATGAATGAACGATTCGACGCTGTTGATAGCAGATTCGATGCAGTTGATTTAAGACTCGATACAATCGATATGCGCATGTATGGGCTCGCTGAACACTTTGAGGAACTTTACAATTGAAGTTCGAGATGACTTGACCAAGGACATCAGATACTTAAAACATAAAGTCGCTGTAATTGAACGTGATGTATTTTTATTAAGCCCAGACCAATAATTTGATAGTCGAATGACGGTCTTCTACGTAAAGTAGGCTGTCTTTTTTTATTGTCTTCCATTCGAAAAACACCAGCTATCCGTTATTGAATGAACTGGTGCTTCTATTTTTATCTTTTCTCACTACACACCAATTGAGTTAGTTAAAATTATATGCTGTCACAATTGGTTCGCGACCTGTTGTTACATCATGATAATATTCATATAAACAAATTCCTAAAAACGAGCCAGAAATATTGACGACACTTGTATACCCACTGTTCTGTAGTGCCATTACTGCATTATAACTACGTTGGGCAGAACGACAGTGAACATATACAGGTACATCTTTTGGTATTTCATCCATGCGCTCGCGTAATTCACTAAGTGGAACATTGCGTGCATTCACTAGATGGCCATTTGCAAATTCACCTTTTTCACGAACGTCGATAATAACCGCGTTTTGTTCTACCAATTCACGGACTTCGGATACGTGGATTTGCTTAAAGCGACCATATAAAACATTTAGAGCAACAAGTGCTGCTAGATTCACGACATCCTTTGCCGTGCTAAACATCGGTGAGTACGTTAACTCTAGCTCTTTTAGGTCCTCCAACGTTCCTCCCATCATAATCAGTGTCGCAATGACATCTATACGCTTATCTGCATTTCCTTTTCCAATCGCCTGAGCACCTAAAATTTTACCCGTCGGCACTTCAAATACTAATTTGAAATGGAGTGGGTTACTATTTGGCATCAAACCAACTTTGTCTGGCGCAATTATATACACGCTATCCGCTTGAATCCCCGCCTGTTTCGCTACTTTTTCATTAAGCCCCGTCGATGCACAAGCCAAATCAAAGATTTGAATACTTGACGAACCAATGACCCCCATATTTTGATGAGGAATACCATACATATGATCTGCTGCTGCACGTGCTTGACGTTGAGCTGGTCCAGCAAGTGCTAATCGCGTTGGTTTACGTAATAATTGATGATACACTTCAATGGCATCACCTACGGCATAAATAGAAGGATCATTCGTCCTATAATTCGCATCTACTTTGATACCGCCAAGTTCCCCAATCTCCAAGCCCGCTTCTTTCGCAAGCCTTGTCTCTGGACGTACGCCTACCGCAAGGATAACCGCTTGTGCTTTCACTATTTTGCCTGAGTTTAACTCCACATGCGTGTCCGCCACTTTCGTAAGCCCATCACCAACAATCACCTCAACACCTTTATCCATCATTTCCTTATGCAAAATTTGTACCATATCATTATCAAATGGCATCATAATTTGATCCGCAAACTCAATCAGTGAGACATCGCGTCCCGCTAACCGTAAGTTTTCAGCGACTTCTACACCGATGAATCCACCGCCAATCACTGCGATATTATCAATATCATTCATTTGTACAAATTGATGTAATCGCTCTATATCTACTACATTACGTATTGTAAATACATGTGGAGCATGAACACCTTCTATAGTAGGCACAATCGGGCTCGCTCCCGGTGATAGCACCAACGTATCGTAGTGCTCCTCATACTCTTCTCCTGTGACTACATTTGTCACTGTCACTGTCTTAGCTTCACGATTAATCGATAGGACTTCTTGCTGAACACGGGCTTCGATATTATATTTTGATTTAAAGGCGACCGGATCCATCAAGATGAGCTTTTCACTATTTTCAACAATGCCACTTAAATGAAAGGGCAAAGAGCAATTTGAAAAGGATACATGGGGTCCTTTTTCAAACATGATAATTTCCGCTTGTTCATCCATACGTCGAATACGCGCTGCCGTCGAGGCACCTCCAGCTACGCCTCCTATCACTACAACTTTCTTACTCAATTCCGTCATCCCCTTCCTTATAATCAATTACGCCTCGGCGGTAATTGCGTCCAGATTTTGAATCGAGCAAGCTCGATTAACTCCTTTCAAAATCTGTGACATCCGCCGGAGGCCCTATCTTTCTTCAGCTGGCCTTTAACACCCACCAAACAGAAAAACAAAATCGCGTTCACCTCACCACCTATAGCGATAAGAGTCTTCTGCTGAATAAAGATAAAATACTATGACACCACTATATACCCCTATAGGTATATAGTCAAAAATATTGCTCTTTGAAAAATTTCCTCCTAATTAATAAAATACTAGTCGGCACACCATTAAGATTGTGTAAATTTCTATATGATACTTGGAGGTTTGCGAGAACAATGCTATATTCATGTAACTCACATGAATATAAAAGGAGATTACCATGACTATAACCAATCGATTCAAAACACTGTTAGAAATATTACTAGTGTCAACACGACTCGGCCTGACCTCTTTTGGCGGACCTACCGCGCATTTAGGCTATTTCCATGAGGAATACGTCCGCAGAAGAAAGTGGATGGATGAAAAAAGTTATGCGGATTTAGTCGCGTTAGCACAATTTTTACCTGGGCCTGCTAGTAGCCAGGTCGGCATTGGGATAGGCGTAATGCGTGCTGGCGTCTTAGGTGGCATCGTCTCTTTTATTGGCTTTACAATGCCCTCAGTTATTGCACTTATTCTTTTCGCCTTATTGCTTACTGGGTTTGACGTTGGAAATGCCGGCTGGTTGCACGGCTTAAAAATTGTCGCTGTAGCCATCGTTGCCCATGCCATTATTGGAATGGCTAAAGGCTTGGCGCCTGATGTAAAGCGAAAAACAATTGCTTTATGTGCTCTACTAGGAACACTTCTTTGGCAAACGGCTTTTACCCAAATTGCTGTCATTTTGCTTGCGGCACTTGTCGGATTTTTATTATTTAAACAGCATGATCGCCAGCATGAAGTCAGTTCTACATTTCCAATTTCAAAAACTATTTCGATCATTTGTCTAACATTATTTTTTGGTTTACTATTTTTATTACCCGTTTTACGGGAGATTTCTGGCTCCTATTGGGTAGCTATGTTTGATAGTTTTTACCGCTCTGGTTCGTTAGTATTCGGTGGTGGGCATGTCGTGTTGCCTTTATTAGAACAGGAATTGGTATCGACTGGCTGGTTGAGTGGGGAGGCATTTCTAGCGGGATATGGGGCTACACAAGCAGTTCCTGGTCCTCTATTTACATTCGCTGCTTATTTAGGAACTGTCATGAAGGGCTGGCAAGGTGGTTTGGTCGCAACGTTTGCGGTATTTTTGCCCGCCTTCCTGCTCATTTTAGGAGCACTGCCATTTTGGGATCGATTACGAAGCAATCCTACCATTAAAGGTGCTATTATGGGTGTCAATGCTGCGGTAATCGGGATACTCATCTCGGCCTTTTATTTTCCAATTTGGACGAGTGCAATCTTAGTACCTGCAGACTTCGCTTTAGCAGCTATTTTGTTTAGTATGCTGGCGTATTGGAAGTTACCGCCTTGGATTGTCGTGGTCGCCGGAATTGTCGGAGGTTCTTTATTACCTTTCCTAGCTTAAAAAATGCCTAACGCTACAACAGTTCGTTTTAGCGTTGGGCATTTTTTCTTTCCTGCTACTACGCATTAGTTAAAGCTCTTTCACAATCGATGTAATAATATGTATAGAATCCCATTCCCCGTTTGAAAATTTGACAATCGGGTATTTCCGGGGAAATAGCTTCTTACAAATTTCAGTAGCTGGATTGCCCTGTTCGTGCAAAGCTAGCACATCCTGTTGAAGGGCTAATAGATTGTTTAATTTCCTCTCTAGCGCAGATCGTCCGTCTTCAACAAAACCTTTGTGATTGCAAAATACCTCTTGAAAATCATACGTCAACACCCGCTCTAATGATTGAATAATAGTAGGAACACTTTCTTCTTCCAAGATGACTCTCGTCTTTTCATTCACATATAAATCCCCCGTAAATAATTGGCCCGTTTCCCGATTCAAGAACGCTTTGTGGTCATACGCATGACCTGGTGTATCAATGGCATCCCATGTCGCATTTCTAGATGTAAATGTGTCAGGCATCACTTTCGCTTGAAACGGCTTTCTTCTTCCCCAAAACAGTTGGCGATACAAAGGATAATTGGCCCGTTGTGCACAGTAGTCAATTGTTTTTTCATTAATATAAATCGGTAACTTCTTCGTTTTTTCCACATAGGCCGCACAGCCCGTATGGTCCTCATGAAAATGCGTGATCATCACTTGGTCAAAATCCGCCTTATCAATAAAAGGCTCAAAATGCTGACGCAAAGACTGCGATCCTGTATCAATCAACACACCATCTGCCACATAACTGTATACATTCAAGGAGACACCTTGGAATTTCACTTTCCCATTCAAAAAAGAAACGCCATTTTTCTCCCCAAAATCCGATGATTTCTTTACTAACACAGCCCTCACTCACCCCTCTCATATTCTGAAATATACCATAATTATGTTAATAAAGCATTTAGGCAGATTTCGATAGTACTCAAACACAGAAAAAGTTCATTTGTTAATGAGGAGGATTAAAGATGTTATGATAGTAACAACAGCATATTTTTATGCGATCGAACATCATGAAAGGGGAACAGTATGTATACTTTAAAACAACAATGGTTTGGGAATATACGTGCCGATATTTTAGCAGGTATCGTTGTGGGACTTGCACTCATTCCTGAAGCGTTGGCTTTTGCATTCATTGTAGGTGTAGATCCACGTGTCGCGTTATATGCTTCATTTACGATTGCGGTCATTACTGCATTTGTAGGGGGGCGACCTGGTTTAATTTCAGCTGCGACAGGTGCGATGGCTTTGGTACTCGTCAGCTTAATGGCGAATCATGGCCTACAATATGTACTAGCAGCCACAATTTTAACAGGAATTATTCAATTAATTCTCGGCGGACTCGGTGTTGCGAATTTAATGCGCTTCATCCCAAACTCCGTCATGCTTGGATTTGTGAATGCACTGGGGATTATGATTTTTATAACACAAATGCCCTATTTACTGGGGTCAACTAGTATGACCTATGTATTTGCGCTGATTACATTAATTTTAGTGTATGCAATTCCACGATTTTTCACAGCTATTCCCGCGCCTCTTATTGCAATTGTCGTGATGACAAGTATTGCACTCCTAAGTGGTGTCAAGTTACAAACGATTGGCGATTTGGGAACAATGCCAAATTCATTGCCGATATTTTTCCTCCCAGATATCCCGCTTAACTTTGAAACGTTAAAAATTATCTTTCCTTATGCTTTGGCATTATCCATTGTCGGTTTATTGGAGTCATTACTGACATCTCAAGTATTGGATGATATGACGGATACGCCGAGCAATAAAAATAAAGAAGCGCGTGGACAAGGAATCGCCAACTTTATCACTGGCTTTTTCGGTGGAATGGCAGGCTGTGCTTTGATTGGCCAGTCCATTATCAATATGAAGTCAGGCGGACGAGGACGTCTATCAACATTGACCGCGGGTGTATTTCTGATGTTTTTAATTATCGTTTTAGGTGATGTTGTGGTTAAAATTCCGATGCCTGTTCTTGTTGGGGTTATGATTATGGTGAGTTTTACAACATTTAATTGGGGTTCGTTTAAGTTCCTCAAGCAAGCGCCTAAATCGGAATCCCTCGTTATGCTCCTGACAGTTGTCATTATTTTATATACGCATAACTTAGCAATTGGTGTTGTGATGGGTGTTGTATTCAGTGCATTATTTTTTGTTGCCAAAATTTCTCGTGTGACAGTCACATATGATGAGGATGAATATAAAGTAAAAGGGCCTTTGTTTTTCGCCTCCACTACAAAGTTTATGCAGTCATTTGATGATGTTACTAAAAAGGACATTGTCATTAATTTTGAAAACAGTCAGCTATGGGATGAATCGGCAGTCGGTGCAATCGTTAAAGTGAAACAAAAGCTTGAGCAAAAAGGTGTGAAGGTACAGATTCAAGGCCTAAATTCTTCAAGTAAACAATTGTACGAGCAGTTAACATAAAGGAGGAATTCATATGAGAATTGCTGTAGCCATTGATGGGTCCGATAATGCTTTACGTGCAGCCAAACTTGCGATTACACTTTGCAAATGCTTACCTGATGCGCATTTAGAAATTATTTATGTATCCGATTATAATAAAGCAAAAGATGAACGTCTGTTAGCACAAAGCCCTGAGAGCTTAACATTAAAACGCGAGCAAAAAATACATCCTATTGTAGAGCTAGCAGCTGATGCCGAAGTGAAGACGAAGATGACCATGTTAAAAGGAAATCCTAGTCAAGAAATTATCAAGTACGTGAATGCAGAGCACATTGACCAGCTTGTCATCGGGAGTCGCGGCTTAAATACGCTGCAAGAAATGGTACTAGGTAGCGTCAGTCACAAAGTCATGAAGCATGTGGACTGTCCGATAACGATTGTTAAATAGAATGCTCCCAGAATCATTCATAGAAAAAAGCCATGATCACCGAATTTATCTTCGGGAATCATGGCTGTTCAATTATTTCTTACTTTTGTTTAAATCCCCAAGTCATCATAGAAACCGGTTTACCTTCTTTACGTTCTTGGGCATATTCAGCTGTAGCTGTGAACAATACGTCAGAAGATGAATTCAATGCCGTTTCACAAGAATCCTGAATAACCCCGATGATAAAGCCGACACCGACGACTTGCATCGCAATATCACTTGGAACCCCAAACAAAGCACATGCTAGTGGGATTAGTAATAGTGATCCGCCTGGAACACCTGAAGCACCTGCAGCAGAGACAGCAGCCACAACAGAAAGTAAAAGTGCAGTCATAAAGTCAACCTCAATGCCGAGTGTATGGACAGTTGCAAGCGTTAGTACAGAAATTGTAACCGCTGCACCAGCCATATTAATCGTAGCACCTAGAGGGATGGATACTGCATACGTATCCTCATCCAACCCAAGTTTTTCAGCCAATTTCATGTTTACTGGAATATTTGCAGCTGAACTCCGTGTAAAGAATGCTGTGATACCGCTTTCTCTTAACACCATTAAAACAAGTGGATACGGATTTTTCCGCGTATAGATGTATACGATTATCGGATTCATAACAAATGCGATAAATAACATACATCCCACTAAAATTAAAATCAATTCACCGTACACTTTTAAAGCAGAAAAACCAGTTGTTACAATTGCGTCAAAAACAAGACCCAAAATTCCAATTGGTGCTAAATTAATGATCCATTGTACGACTTTAGTAATGGCATCCGAAAAATTGCCTAATACATCTTTCGTATTTTGATTAGCATGTTTCAATGCAAGCCCAAGAACAACTGCCCACATTAATATTCCTAGATAGTTGGCACTGATTAATGCATCAATTGGATTGGCAACTATGTTAAATAGTAATGTTTGTAAAACTTCCAAAATACCTTCTGGAGGAGAAAGATTTTCTGCTCCTGTTGTCAGTGTGAGTGTGACAGGGAACATAAAGCTTGCAGCAACAGCGACAACTCCTGCTAGGAGTGTACCTATCCCATATAGCCCCAGAATCGATTTCATATTCGTTTTCGTACCACTTTTATGCGCCGCAATCGCGTGCATCACTAAGAATAAAACCAAGATTGGTGCAACTGCCTTTAATGCACCGACAAATAAAGAACCCAAAATCGAGATTCCACTTACATTAGGAACGATTAAAGCTAAAATAATACCAACAATAATACCGATAACAATCCTTTTTACTAAGCTTATTTGGTTCCATTTGGCAAATAAATTCTTCATCATACTACCCCCAGATTCTTCTAATAACTTACCTACTAAAAAATGTACAATCACTTCTCCCCGTTAAGGCTTTGTCTATCTCGCCTTGAAGTAGATTGTTGCCTTATTCTAGCATGACCTTTCCGAATTGTGCAATGATTTTTTTATATCAGAATTTATTTGGCATTTTTTATGAAAATCGCATGAAAGTTAACCGTATATTCGGATAATACAGACGCTGAGGGAACATAATGAAAACAACGAAAAAGCCACAATCACCAAATGTTCTTCAGTAATTGTGGCCATTAGCATTCATCAGTAATGTTCAATCTCATGAATATATTATCGATTTGAATCAGCTAATCCAATAGATTTCAAATCATTCCCAGATGGAATCTGGAATATCCGAAGTCCGAACTCGGAAGCTACGGCAAAAAGGTGGTCAAAAATATCTGCTTGAACCGTTTCGTACACGGCCCATCGGATATCATTTGTAAATCCGTATATTTCGATGGGCAGCCCATGCTCACTAGGTGCTAACTGTCTCACCATCAAGGTCATTTCTTGATTAATACCAGGGTGATGTTGGAGGTAATTACTGATATACGCCCTAAATACACCAATATTTGTAAGGGCTCTTCCGTTCACTGGATTGCTTTGATTAATTTCATTGTGGATATTGTACTCCGCAATTTCGCGTTCCCTAGTCGTGAGATAATCCGAAATGTAATGGATATTTTTCAAATGCTCAATCGTCTCTGCGCTGCAAAATGAAATACTCGTTGTATCGATAAATAACGATCGTTTTATCCGTCGCCCACCCGAATTTTGCATTCCACGCCAGTTTTTAAAGGAATCGGATATTAGCGCATAGCTTGGAATCATCGTAATTGTTTTATCCCAGTTTTGCACCATGACTGTATTTAATGAAATATCAATAATATCTCCATCTGCCTCATATTTAGGCATTTCAATCCAATCACCTACGCGGACCATATCATTAGTCGTCAGCTGGACTCCTGCAACAAGACCTAGTAACGAATCTCTAAACACTAACATGAGCACGGCGGAAAGAGCACCAATCCCACTTAGCAAAATAAATGGGCTTTTATCCATCAAATTCGCAATCACCAAAATGATCCCGACAGTGACGATTATAATTTTAACAACCTGAATATAACCCTTGACTGGCTTGGTCTTAGCTACTTCATACGTTTGATAAATATCATTAACCACATTTAATACGGTATTGATAATGATTAACCCCATGATAATGAGGTAAGCAATTACCCCTTTTTCAATCAACTGCTGATAGGCTGGGAAGGTTGACGAAAAGTAATGCAGGATAATCGCAGGTACAATATGCGATAACCTATGGAAAACCTTTCGCTCTAAAAGAATATCATCCCACTTAAATTTCGTGTTTTTCACAATGCGCGTAATGATTTGGATAACTACCTTTTTTGCGATAAAATTGGCAAGCACACAAACAATAATTATAAAAAAGATCATAATGATAGTGGAAAGATACCGAACTAAGGTAGGATCCACTTCCATTTTTAACAGTTGGTTACTAATGAACTCCATGTATTTCCTCCAATGTATGTATAGTCGAAAAGGGTCTATTGCTATTCAATTAACATAACATGAACGAATAGGTGCTTCAATTATTTCGCGTGACCGACTAGCTATTTCAGTAAAATTTTGTCATGAAAACTTGTGATATTGTCGTTTTTTCAAAACCACTTGCCAGCAAAGACGAAACGACACGACCATTTCCTTTTAAAAAATTATACGTTGTACGATTGATCGATTGGTCATATTCTAATGCATAAGCAAGTAGCTTACTTAGTGCATCCTCATTCCCATTTTCCTTCACCTGAAATAACGTAATGCTTTCCGCCTTATCGCCATACACACATTTTTTTCGAATCAGACAAGCTGCCTGCACCTCTCCATTCTTTGAAATCACCACAGCTTCCCCACCTATTTTCGGCGTGTTACTAGCATCCGTTTGCCAAGGGACAATCGATGGAAATAAATCTGAGCCAATCGATTGGGTAGCCGGAATTCTTTTCATTTCATAGCCAGTAAGATCCGGTTCCTTACTATCTAACATTTCATTTGCACGTAAAAAGAGTAAATCGTCCTCTACTTTGTAACCACATTTTTCATATAAAGAGATAGCTGCCTTATTTTCAGAAAGCGCCTCTAAGGTCGCTACAGAAACATTACGTTCCTTTATGATTTTTTCCGCTTCCACCATCAAGGAATACCCCAATTTCCTGCCTCTATATTCTGGAATAATTCCTGTTCCACCATTCCAAGAAATCTTTTGACCATCCACTTCTCTAATTCCTTGGAGCACAAAGCCAATTGGATCTGTTCCATCATATGCAACGATGGATAATGCCGGAGATAATCCATCATTCCCAAAACGACTGACGAATGTATCAAAAGATAAATTCATCGGCACTAAATAGCCTTCAAATCCACGATTAAATAGGACATGTGCTTCTTCAAAGCTTACTGAAGACATCAATTTATACGAAATGTTCATGGCTTACCCTCACTTTTTTAATGAAATAAGAAACACCTTACGTTAAGACTGTTTTTGATAGTTGCAATGAGATTGTATTGGGATGAAGGAATAGGAATAGGAACACAATTCACCCCTTTTATTTCCCAAGGAATTTTTTGAAGCCGCCCCCTTCCCTTGAATGCTACTGTGAAAGCCGATTTTATAGTTTGTATGGATTAATTTGTTCCAATTGCCCTTTTCTTATAACGAATAAGCAAGAGCAGAATTCAGTGCTGGACGAGACAAATTACTTATACGTTCCAAAAAAGAAGCATCCACGTCGTCAACTGGATGCTTCTTTGATTAGACTTTAATTTGTTTAGGGCTCACTAGAATAGACGTTTAATGGGTATTCTTCGTCCCAAGTGGTTACATTACCTGCCGCATCTGTTACTCGAATTGTAAAAAGATAATTACCTATATCTAGCTGGGGCAAGGTGATAGTAATCTGATTATCCCCATCACCCGTTCCCGATGCAACGAAGATGTTATCATTGAGTATTTCAATAAATGCCCCCCTCTCAGCTGTAACGTGGATTTGGGCTAGCCTAGGAAATGGGCTTTCGTTGTCACCCCAAACATTCTCGATGATTGGCGCTGTTGTGTCGATATGAATGGAAGGGACTATTTGAACCACTTCATTATCTGCTTCATCTATAGCCTTTACAGTAAAGTTATAAATACCTTCCTCTAATTCGGAGACTGT
Proteins encoded:
- a CDS encoding metal-sensitive transcriptional regulator; the protein is MEYDNKVTNRVKRLEGQLRGILRMMEEGKDCKEVITQLSAVRSGVDRTIGVIVSENLVECVQNAEGDQSKMNEFVQEAVNLLVKSR
- a CDS encoding FAD-dependent oxidoreductase, which gives rise to MSKKVVVIGGVAGGASTAARIRRMDEQAEIIMFEKGPHVSFSNCSLPFHLSGIVENSEKLILMDPVAFKSKYNIEARVQQEVLSINREAKTVTVTNVVTGEEYEEHYDTLVLSPGASPIVPTIEGVHAPHVFTIRNVVDIERLHQFVQMNDIDNIAVIGGGFIGVEVAENLRLAGRDVSLIEFADQIMMPFDNDMVQILHKEMMDKGVEVIVGDGLTKVADTHVELNSGKIVKAQAVILAVGVRPETRLAKEAGLEIGELGGIKVDANYRTNDPSIYAVGDAIEVYHQLLRKPTRLALAGPAQRQARAAADHMYGIPHQNMGVIGSSSIQIFDLACASTGLNEKVAKQAGIQADSVYIIAPDKVGLMPNSNPLHFKLVFEVPTGKILGAQAIGKGNADKRIDVIATLIMMGGTLEDLKELELTYSPMFSTAKDVVNLAALVALNVLYGRFKQIHVSEVRELVEQNAVIIDVREKGEFANGHLVNARNVPLSELRERMDEIPKDVPVYVHCRSAQRSYNAVMALQNSGYTSVVNISGSFLGICLYEYYHDVTTGREPIVTAYNFN
- a CDS encoding chromate transporter — protein: MTITNRFKTLLEILLVSTRLGLTSFGGPTAHLGYFHEEYVRRRKWMDEKSYADLVALAQFLPGPASSQVGIGIGVMRAGVLGGIVSFIGFTMPSVIALILFALLLTGFDVGNAGWLHGLKIVAVAIVAHAIIGMAKGLAPDVKRKTIALCALLGTLLWQTAFTQIAVILLAALVGFLLFKQHDRQHEVSSTFPISKTISIICLTLFFGLLFLLPVLREISGSYWVAMFDSFYRSGSLVFGGGHVVLPLLEQELVSTGWLSGEAFLAGYGATQAVPGPLFTFAAYLGTVMKGWQGGLVATFAVFLPAFLLILGALPFWDRLRSNPTIKGAIMGVNAAVIGILISAFYFPIWTSAILVPADFALAAILFSMLAYWKLPPWIVVVAGIVGGSLLPFLA
- a CDS encoding MBL fold metallo-hydrolase, which produces MLVKKSSDFGEKNGVSFLNGKVKFQGVSLNVYSYVADGVLIDTGSQSLRQHFEPFIDKADFDQVMITHFHEDHTGCAAYVEKTKKLPIYINEKTIDYCAQRANYPLYRQLFWGRRKPFQAKVMPDTFTSRNATWDAIDTPGHAYDHKAFLNRETGQLFTGDLYVNEKTRVILEEESVPTIIQSLERVLTYDFQEVFCNHKGFVEDGRSALERKLNNLLALQQDVLALHEQGNPATEICKKLFPRKYPIVKFSNGEWDSIHIITSIVKEL
- a CDS encoding SulP family inorganic anion transporter → MYTLKQQWFGNIRADILAGIVVGLALIPEALAFAFIVGVDPRVALYASFTIAVITAFVGGRPGLISAATGAMALVLVSLMANHGLQYVLAATILTGIIQLILGGLGVANLMRFIPNSVMLGFVNALGIMIFITQMPYLLGSTSMTYVFALITLILVYAIPRFFTAIPAPLIAIVVMTSIALLSGVKLQTIGDLGTMPNSLPIFFLPDIPLNFETLKIIFPYALALSIVGLLESLLTSQVLDDMTDTPSNKNKEARGQGIANFITGFFGGMAGCALIGQSIINMKSGGRGRLSTLTAGVFLMFLIIVLGDVVVKIPMPVLVGVMIMVSFTTFNWGSFKFLKQAPKSESLVMLLTVVIILYTHNLAIGVVMGVVFSALFFVAKISRVTVTYDEDEYKVKGPLFFASTTKFMQSFDDVTKKDIVINFENSQLWDESAVGAIVKVKQKLEQKGVKVQIQGLNSSSKQLYEQLT
- a CDS encoding universal stress protein, whose product is MRIAVAIDGSDNALRAAKLAITLCKCLPDAHLEIIYVSDYNKAKDERLLAQSPESLTLKREQKIHPIVELAADAEVKTKMTMLKGNPSQEIIKYVNAEHIDQLVIGSRGLNTLQEMVLGSVSHKVMKHVDCPITIVK
- the sstT gene encoding serine/threonine transporter SstT; the encoded protein is MKNLFAKWNQISLVKRIVIGIIVGIILALIVPNVSGISILGSLFVGALKAVAPILVLFLVMHAIAAHKSGTKTNMKSILGLYGIGTLLAGVVAVAASFMFPVTLTLTTGAENLSPPEGILEVLQTLLFNIVANPIDALISANYLGILMWAVVLGLALKHANQNTKDVLGNFSDAITKVVQWIINLAPIGILGLVFDAIVTTGFSALKVYGELILILVGCMLFIAFVMNPIIVYIYTRKNPYPLVLMVLRESGITAFFTRSSAANIPVNMKLAEKLGLDEDTYAVSIPLGATINMAGAAVTISVLTLATVHTLGIEVDFMTALLLSVVAAVSAAGASGVPGGSLLLIPLACALFGVPSDIAMQVVGVGFIIGVIQDSCETALNSSSDVLFTATAEYAQERKEGKPVSMMTWGFKQK
- a CDS encoding mechanosensitive ion channel family protein, whose translation is MEFISNQLLKMEVDPTLVRYLSTIIMIFFIIIVCVLANFIAKKVVIQIITRIVKNTKFKWDDILLERKVFHRLSHIVPAIILHYFSSTFPAYQQLIEKGVIAYLIIMGLIIINTVLNVVNDIYQTYEVAKTKPVKGYIQVVKIIIVTVGIILVIANLMDKSPFILLSGIGALSAVLMLVFRDSLLGLVAGVQLTTNDMVRVGDWIEMPKYEADGDIIDISLNTVMVQNWDKTITMIPSYALISDSFKNWRGMQNSGGRRIKRSLFIDTTSISFCSAETIEHLKNIHYISDYLTTREREIAEYNIHNEINQSNPVNGRALTNIGVFRAYISNYLQHHPGINQEMTLMVRQLAPSEHGLPIEIYGFTNDIRWAVYETVQADIFDHLFAVASEFGLRIFQIPSGNDLKSIGLADSNR
- a CDS encoding GNAT family N-acetyltransferase, with the protein product MNISYKLMSSVSFEEAHVLFNRGFEGYLVPMNLSFDTFVSRFGNDGLSPALSIVAYDGTDPIGFVLQGIREVDGQKISWNGGTGIIPEYRGRKLGYSLMVEAEKIIKERNVSVATLEALSENKAAISLYEKCGYKVEDDLLFLRANEMLDSKEPDLTGYEMKRIPATQSIGSDLFPSIVPWQTDASNTPKIGGEAVVISKNGEVQAACLIRKKCVYGDKAESITLFQVKENGNEDALSKLLAYALEYDQSINRTTYNFLKGNGRVVSSLLASGFEKTTISQVFMTKFY